One part of the Vitis riparia cultivar Riparia Gloire de Montpellier isolate 1030 chromosome 8, EGFV_Vit.rip_1.0, whole genome shotgun sequence genome encodes these proteins:
- the LOC117920192 gene encoding phosphatidylinositol:ceramide inositolphosphotransferase 1: MTLYIGREASKLWKRVCAETTTELNLLLENWKYLLAGLIFQYIHGLAARGVHYLHRPGPTLQDVGFFLLPELGPDKAYISETVFSFVFLSFVLWTFHPFIFKAKKIYTVLLWCRVLAFLVASQSLRIITFYSTQLPGPNYHCREGSKLARLPRPDSAFEVLLINFPRGVIYGCGDLIFSSHMIFTLVFVLTYQKYGTRRCIKQFAWLIAVAQSFLIVASHKHYTVDVVVAWYTVNLVVFFIDKKLPELPDRSNGSASLLLPLSTKDKDSKTKEENHKLLNGNSGDPADWRQRTQVNGKTLEDGNTVHAETTTNGA; the protein is encoded by the exons ATGACGCTTTACATTGGTCGCGAGGCCTCCAAG CTATGGAAGAGAGTTTGTGCAGAGACAACGACAGAGCTCAACCTCCTCTTAGAGAATTGGAAGTATCTACTCGCTGGTCTAATTTTTCAG TACATTCATGGACTGGCTGCTCGAGGAGTTCACTATTTACATCGGCCAGGACCAACACTTCAGGATgttggcttttttcttcttcca GAGCTTGGCCCAGATAAAGCTTACATCAGTGAGACTGTATTCAGCTTTGTCTTTCTCTCTTTTGTCTTG TGGACTTTCCATCCCTTCATTTTCAAGGCCAAAAAGATCTACACAGTTCTATTGTGGTGCAGGGTTCTTGCATTTTTAGTT GCTTCTCAAAGTCTCCGGATAATCACATTCTATTCTACGCAGCTCCCTGGTCCAAACTACCATTGTCGTGAG GGTTCAAAACTTGCTAGGCTGCCTCGTCCAGATAGTGCATTTGAAGTTCTCTTAATTAATT TTCCTCGGGGTGTAATATATGGTTGTGGGGATTTGATATTCTCATCTCACATGATCTTCACTCTAGTCTTTGTGCTCACATATCAGAAATATGGCACCCGAAG GTGCATAAAGCAGTTTGCATGGTTGATTGCTGTGGCACAAAGCTTCTTAATTGTAGCATCCCACAAACATTACACGGTTGACGTTGTTGTTGCATG GTATACTGTTAATTTAGTGGTATTCTTTATTGATAAGAAATTGCCAG AACTGCCTGATCGCTCCAATGGAAGTGCATCTCTATTGCTACCACTGAGCACCAAAGATAAGGATAGCAAGACCAAAGAAGAGAATCACAAGCTATTGAATGGGAATTCGGGAGACCCTGCAGATTGG AGACAGAGAACTCAAGTAAATGGAAAAACTTTGGAAGACGGCAATACAGTCCACGCTGAGACAACAACAAATGGTGCATAG